A DNA window from Guyparkeria halophila contains the following coding sequences:
- a CDS encoding porin → MKKHIIAMAVSAAIAAPAAAIADTTLYGKIHASYDFWGGDVVDNADYSLASNSSRLGVKGKEAISDDLSLVYKWEEQVDWGGEGAGIGGARNTFVGFSGNWGTVIFGRHDTPFKGVRGKYDLFGDTIGDARAIVRGRALGSSTNNWDQRYDNQIAYSTPDMGGFGATVAYISDTDTQDLNGDDVLDNRTDAISANASYEVGGFGIIAGYEQHNRAEQANYEDEQTAYRIAAQYKMDGFKVMGLYQGVENVNYLTESQGVALDEFGGDMSMWGVGAAYSFGKSTIKGHYFAASEVDSHADTGADLWAIGYDYKLSKQTTVYVAYAAVSNESGIGDYRVGYKTGHGEDAAVDTSELGNDSNAFSLGVVHKF, encoded by the coding sequence ATGAAAAAGCACATCATCGCCATGGCCGTTTCGGCCGCGATCGCCGCTCCAGCGGCTGCCATCGCCGATACCACCCTGTACGGCAAGATTCATGCGTCATATGATTTCTGGGGCGGTGACGTTGTTGATAACGCCGACTACAGCCTCGCTTCCAACTCCTCGCGTCTCGGCGTCAAGGGCAAGGAAGCGATCTCCGACGACCTGTCCCTGGTCTACAAGTGGGAAGAGCAGGTCGACTGGGGTGGTGAAGGCGCCGGCATCGGCGGTGCACGCAACACGTTCGTTGGCTTTTCTGGCAACTGGGGTACGGTCATCTTTGGTCGTCACGACACCCCGTTTAAGGGCGTCCGCGGCAAGTACGACCTGTTCGGTGACACCATCGGTGATGCGCGCGCCATCGTCCGCGGCCGTGCGCTCGGTTCGAGCACCAACAACTGGGATCAGCGCTACGATAACCAGATTGCCTACTCCACCCCAGATATGGGTGGCTTTGGTGCAACCGTCGCCTACATCTCGGACACCGACACCCAGGACCTGAACGGTGATGACGTGCTGGATAATCGCACCGATGCGATCAGTGCAAACGCGTCCTATGAGGTTGGTGGTTTCGGCATCATCGCTGGCTACGAGCAGCATAACCGTGCTGAGCAAGCTAACTATGAAGACGAGCAGACTGCTTACCGTATCGCAGCGCAGTACAAGATGGATGGCTTCAAGGTCATGGGCCTGTACCAGGGCGTTGAAAACGTCAACTATCTCACCGAGTCTCAGGGTGTCGCCCTGGACGAGTTCGGCGGCGATATGAGCATGTGGGGTGTCGGTGCCGCTTACAGCTTTGGCAAGAGCACCATCAAGGGCCACTACTTTGCTGCCAGCGAAGTGGATAGCCACGCTGACACCGGTGCTGACCTGTGGGCGATTGGCTACGACTACAAGCTGAGCAAGCAGACCACGGTCTACGTTGCTTATGCCGCCGTGTCCAACGAGAGTGGTATCGGTGACTATCGGGTCGGCTACAAGACTGGTCACGGCGAAGACGCAGCCGTGGACACTAGCGAGCTGGGCAACGACAGCAACGCCTTCTCCTTGGGCGTGGTCCACAAGTTCTAA
- a CDS encoding NAD-dependent epimerase/dehydratase family protein has protein sequence MQSHAQPNRSPIVLVGYGDVARRLAHRLTDHELVAIGRHPADCPAGHQGRWQSVTIDLDDEDHLPAEATPQGAIWIYLAPPPRRGQTDTRLAKWMAEASNPPSGLIYISTTGVYGDRGGNWVDESTPPAPAHDRGHRRLNAEGQCQRYAQANQIPACTLRVTGIYACDRLPVDKVRQGTPVPAGPEAPWSNRIHAEDLSDILRLLIDRIETGHPLTGTFNVSDNQPTPTNVTYRQIAAHFGLPQPPEASLATVLEQASPMAREFLSESRRVDASAIQRALGWTPRYPGLAAALADCPRFD, from the coding sequence ATGCAATCACACGCCCAACCCAACCGCTCGCCGATCGTCCTGGTCGGCTACGGCGATGTCGCACGACGACTCGCCCATCGACTGACCGACCACGAGCTCGTCGCCATCGGCCGCCACCCGGCTGACTGCCCCGCCGGCCATCAAGGTCGTTGGCAATCTGTCACGATCGACCTGGACGACGAGGATCACCTTCCCGCCGAGGCAACGCCGCAGGGCGCGATCTGGATCTACCTCGCCCCACCGCCGCGCCGGGGACAGACCGATACCCGCCTGGCCAAATGGATGGCCGAGGCCTCGAACCCGCCGAGCGGCCTGATCTACATCAGCACCACCGGCGTCTACGGCGATCGGGGCGGGAACTGGGTGGACGAGTCGACACCGCCGGCCCCGGCCCACGATCGGGGGCATCGGCGCCTGAATGCCGAGGGCCAGTGCCAACGGTACGCGCAAGCTAACCAGATCCCCGCCTGCACGCTGCGCGTGACGGGCATCTACGCCTGCGATCGTCTGCCCGTGGATAAGGTCCGCCAGGGCACACCCGTGCCCGCCGGGCCCGAGGCACCCTGGTCCAACCGCATCCATGCCGAGGATCTGTCCGACATCCTGCGTCTGTTGATCGATCGCATCGAAACGGGCCACCCCCTCACCGGCACCTTCAATGTCTCCGACAACCAGCCCACCCCGACCAACGTCACCTACCGCCAGATCGCCGCGCACTTTGGCCTGCCGCAACCGCCGGAGGCATCGCTGGCCACCGTCCTCGAGCAGGCCAGCCCGATGGCACGCGAGTTCCTGAGCGAATCCCGTCGCGTGGATGCCAGCGCCATCCAGCGCGCGCTCGGGTGGACGCCGCGCTATCCCGGCCTCGCCGCGGCCTTGGCCGACTGCCCGAGATTCGATTGA
- a CDS encoding methyl-accepting chemotaxis protein — MTIKAKLILLVVLAGAATVATSLFGIYAELKGHELAEKNHELRIMPINHVGTSVQLLNQMTTQSLLALQHDPQGRTAAMHAHGIDQHMDIIRDNLAALEEVNAKIATIEHRQTESNEAQQALFSTQEELVNVAFLPLIQKLEEGNYVGAQALLILTLTEVLPRFEQAASTYEGILRDNMEEELARTSERVEQDVMISLGITVINVLIIIMIAAWIIHGVTRGLKAADRFATNFAEGNLNEPVQLDSRDEIAEIITHMNTARESLRDTLKRIGEASEQLASAAEETSAVSEQTDRGVARQMQEIEQVAAAMNQMTATVEDVARNASDASQSAQSANDSAKHGQTILGNAVNAVGILSDEIRQSSDTIDSLKAESEEIGKVLDVIGAIADQTNLLALNAAIEAARAGEHGRGFAVVAEEVRALASRTQGSTEEIHGMIDRLQSRSNAAVAAMQRAHNQVDHSTQAMSETEAALGEIAQGVNGINDLNFQIASAAEEQSAVAEEVNRNVQTISQISEESAQGATQTKTASAELARLAEELQARLAGFKL; from the coding sequence ATGACCATCAAGGCCAAACTCATCCTGCTCGTGGTCCTTGCCGGCGCCGCCACGGTCGCCACCAGCCTGTTCGGCATCTATGCCGAACTCAAGGGCCACGAACTCGCCGAGAAGAACCACGAGTTGCGCATCATGCCGATCAACCACGTCGGCACCTCGGTGCAGTTGCTCAACCAGATGACCACCCAGTCGTTGCTGGCACTGCAACACGATCCGCAGGGGCGTACGGCCGCGATGCACGCTCACGGCATCGACCAGCACATGGACATCATCCGGGACAACCTCGCGGCGCTCGAGGAGGTCAACGCCAAGATCGCCACCATCGAGCACCGCCAGACCGAGTCCAACGAGGCTCAGCAGGCCCTGTTCTCGACGCAGGAAGAACTGGTCAACGTCGCCTTCCTGCCGCTGATCCAGAAACTTGAGGAAGGCAACTACGTCGGTGCCCAGGCCTTGCTGATCCTTACCCTCACCGAAGTGCTGCCGAGATTCGAGCAGGCAGCGAGCACCTACGAGGGCATCCTGCGCGACAACATGGAGGAGGAGCTAGCCCGCACCAGTGAGCGGGTCGAGCAAGACGTGATGATCTCGCTGGGCATCACGGTGATCAACGTCCTGATCATCATCATGATCGCCGCCTGGATCATCCATGGCGTCACGCGTGGCCTCAAGGCGGCCGACCGCTTTGCCACCAACTTCGCCGAGGGCAACCTCAACGAGCCGGTGCAACTCGACAGCCGCGACGAGATCGCCGAGATCATCACCCACATGAACACCGCGCGCGAATCCCTGCGCGATACCCTCAAACGCATCGGCGAGGCCTCCGAGCAGCTGGCTTCCGCCGCGGAGGAGACCTCGGCGGTCTCCGAGCAGACCGATCGTGGCGTGGCGCGTCAGATGCAGGAGATCGAGCAGGTCGCCGCAGCCATGAACCAGATGACCGCCACCGTCGAGGACGTGGCCCGCAATGCCTCGGATGCCTCGCAGAGTGCGCAGTCGGCCAACGACTCAGCCAAGCACGGCCAGACCATCCTCGGCAATGCAGTCAACGCGGTGGGCATCCTCTCCGACGAGATCCGCCAGTCCTCGGACACAATCGACTCGCTCAAGGCCGAATCCGAGGAGATCGGCAAGGTGCTCGACGTGATCGGCGCGATCGCCGACCAGACCAACCTGCTGGCCCTCAACGCGGCGATCGAGGCCGCCCGTGCCGGCGAACACGGGCGCGGCTTCGCCGTGGTCGCCGAAGAAGTCCGCGCGCTGGCCTCGCGCACACAGGGCTCCACGGAAGAGATCCACGGCATGATCGATCGGCTGCAATCACGCTCGAACGCGGCCGTGGCCGCGATGCAGCGCGCGCACAACCAGGTCGATCACAGCACCCAGGCCATGTCGGAGACCGAGGCGGCCCTGGGCGAGATTGCCCAGGGCGTCAACGGCATCAACGATCTCAACTTCCAGATCGCCAGCGCCGCCGAGGAGCAGAGCGCCGTGGCCGAGGAGGTCAACCGCAATGTGCAGACCATCTCGCAGATCAGCGAGGAATCGGCACAGGGGGCCACCCAGACCAAGACGGCCTCGGCCGAACTCGCCCGTCTGGCCGAGGAGCTGCAAGCGCGACTGGCCGGCTTCAAGCTTTAA
- a CDS encoding DsbC family protein — translation MRNTRLPLATRRGLTALPPAFALAFALALPSTAVMADDKDAITASIQKHMPGVPIDSIEETPAKGIYELTSNGQIAYVTADGKYLIAGDLIDVENRQNLTQGKQDAQRIAALEDVPGERKLVYPADGETRHSITILTDPTCPFCDKLHKELPKLREAGVEVTYILTPRQGPGSKGFEISSKVACADDPKDALDRAMKGGSVDAQACRNDMIKENMALSSRLGMSGTPYTILPNGAAMPGYRPANVVLQAIEQSGG, via the coding sequence ATGCGAAACACTCGTCTCCCGCTTGCCACCCGTCGCGGACTGACCGCGCTGCCCCCGGCTTTCGCCCTGGCCTTCGCCCTGGCCTTGCCGAGCACCGCGGTGATGGCCGACGACAAGGATGCGATCACCGCCAGCATCCAGAAACACATGCCGGGCGTACCGATCGACTCGATCGAGGAAACACCCGCCAAGGGCATCTACGAGCTGACCTCCAACGGGCAGATCGCCTACGTCACCGCCGACGGCAAGTACCTGATCGCCGGCGACCTGATCGACGTCGAGAACCGCCAGAACCTGACCCAGGGCAAGCAGGATGCCCAGCGCATCGCCGCGCTCGAGGACGTACCCGGTGAGCGCAAGCTGGTCTACCCGGCCGACGGCGAGACCAGGCATTCGATCACCATCCTCACCGACCCGACCTGCCCGTTCTGCGACAAGCTCCACAAGGAACTGCCGAAATTGCGTGAGGCCGGCGTCGAGGTGACCTACATCCTCACGCCGCGACAGGGGCCGGGTTCGAAAGGCTTCGAGATCTCCTCGAAAGTGGCCTGCGCCGATGACCCGAAGGACGCCCTCGATCGCGCCATGAAGGGCGGCTCGGTCGATGCCCAGGCCTGCCGCAATGACATGATCAAGGAGAACATGGCGCTCTCCAGCCGTCTGGGCATGAGCGGCACCCCGTACACCATCCTGCCCAACGGGGCGGCCATGCCCGGCTACCGTCCGGCCAACGTCGTGCTGCAGGCCATCGAGCAAAGCGGCGGCTGA
- the xerD gene encoding site-specific tyrosine recombinase XerD, whose protein sequence is MRDDELITAFIEALWLEENLAENSRAAYRRDLELTARRLSGTAALDESRALADADGNALNRLLGERLAEGAAPRSVGRMRSALRRFYAWANREGLIQPNPATDLPAPRRPRALPTDLSEADVEALLNAPDTGSPLGLRDRAMLETLYATGLRVSELVNLRLNEIHLAHGLARITGKGGRERLVPIGDEAIDWLRRYLDQARPTMLGERQTAAVFVTNRATPLTRQAFWYRLKHHAREAGLARLPSPHTLRHAFATHLLNHGADLRALQMLLGHADLSTTQIYTHVATARLQALHAEHHPRG, encoded by the coding sequence ATGCGGGACGACGAATTGATCACGGCCTTCATCGAGGCACTCTGGCTGGAGGAAAACCTGGCGGAGAACAGTCGCGCGGCCTACCGACGCGACCTGGAATTGACCGCGCGCCGACTCTCGGGGACCGCCGCACTGGACGAAAGCCGCGCCCTGGCCGACGCCGACGGCAATGCCCTGAACCGCCTTCTCGGCGAGCGACTGGCCGAGGGGGCGGCCCCACGTTCCGTGGGCCGCATGCGCTCGGCCCTGCGCCGGTTTTATGCCTGGGCCAATCGCGAGGGATTGATCCAGCCCAACCCGGCCACCGACCTGCCAGCACCGCGCCGCCCCCGCGCGCTGCCGACCGATCTGAGCGAGGCCGACGTCGAGGCCCTGCTGAACGCCCCCGACACCGGCTCGCCGCTGGGCCTGCGCGACCGCGCCATGCTCGAGACGCTCTACGCCACCGGCCTGCGGGTCTCGGAACTGGTCAACCTGAGACTCAACGAGATCCATCTCGCCCACGGCCTGGCGCGCATCACCGGCAAGGGCGGGCGCGAACGCCTGGTGCCGATCGGCGACGAGGCGATCGACTGGCTGCGCCGCTACCTCGACCAGGCGCGACCGACGATGCTGGGCGAGCGACAGACCGCGGCCGTGTTCGTCACCAACCGGGCCACGCCCCTGACCCGCCAGGCCTTCTGGTACCGCCTCAAGCACCATGCCCGCGAGGCCGGGTTGGCGCGACTGCCCTCACCTCATACCCTGCGACATGCCTTTGCCACGCACCTGCTCAATCACGGCGCCGATCTGCGCGCCCTGCAGATGCTGCTAGGGCACGCCGATCTGTCAACCACTCAGATCTACACGCATGTGGCCACCGCCCGTCTGCAGGCCCTGCACGCCGAGCACCACCCGCGCGGCTGA
- the acs gene encoding acetate--CoA ligase, with protein sequence MDNLESILSENRVFSPAPEFSERARIGSRAAFDELVAEAERDFEGFWARLAREFVTWDTPFTQTLDDSNAPFFKWFADGKLNVSANCIDRHLPAKADKTAIIGESDDGSVTHISYQELHDRVAKFANALKAQGIEKGDRVVIYLPMIPDATVAMLACARIGAIHSVVFGGFSAEALRDRINDTEAKLVITADGNMRGGKKVILKGQVDKALEHGCPSVEAVIMLEHIGGVATGTSSVKELTWAEAIDGQPAECEPVMVEAEHPLFILYTSGSTGKPKGIVHSSGGYLVNAAMTSSWVFDLNDDDVYWCTADVGWITGHTYVTYGPLALGVTQVIFEGVPTYPDGGRFWDMVERHKVSVFYTAPTAIRALMKLGDEVPNKYDLSSLRLLGTVGEPINPEAWVWYHQVIGGGRCPITDTWWQTETGAHAIAPIPGAIDLVPGSCTLPLPGIIADVVDDHGHSVPTESGGNLVIKKPWPSMLRTIWGDDERFQRTYFPDNLPGYYLAGDSARRDQDGYIWIMGRIDDVINVSGHRLGTMEVESALVAHPEVAEAAVVGRPHDVKGESIVAFVVVKGDRPQGEAAEAMVKTLRDWVAEQIGPIAKPEEIRFGDNLPKTRSGKIMRRLLRGIAKGEPPEGDTSTLENPAILEQLMGND encoded by the coding sequence ATGGATAACCTCGAGTCCATTCTGAGCGAGAACCGTGTCTTCTCGCCGGCGCCGGAATTTTCGGAGCGGGCGAGAATCGGGTCTCGGGCGGCCTTCGACGAGCTGGTCGCCGAGGCCGAGCGCGATTTCGAGGGCTTCTGGGCGCGGCTCGCGCGCGAGTTCGTTACCTGGGACACGCCGTTCACCCAGACGCTGGACGACTCGAACGCGCCGTTCTTCAAGTGGTTTGCCGACGGTAAGCTCAACGTCTCGGCCAACTGCATCGATCGTCACCTGCCGGCCAAGGCCGACAAGACCGCCATCATCGGCGAGTCGGACGACGGCAGCGTCACGCATATCTCTTACCAGGAGTTGCACGATCGCGTGGCGAAATTTGCCAACGCGCTCAAGGCGCAGGGCATCGAGAAGGGCGATCGTGTCGTCATCTACTTGCCGATGATCCCGGACGCGACCGTGGCCATGTTGGCGTGCGCGCGCATCGGTGCGATCCACTCGGTGGTTTTCGGCGGCTTCTCCGCCGAGGCGCTGCGCGATCGGATCAACGACACCGAGGCCAAGCTGGTAATCACCGCCGACGGCAACATGCGTGGCGGGAAGAAGGTCATCCTCAAGGGGCAGGTGGACAAGGCCCTCGAACACGGCTGCCCGTCGGTCGAGGCCGTCATCATGCTCGAGCACATCGGTGGCGTAGCCACCGGGACCTCCAGTGTGAAGGAGCTGACCTGGGCCGAGGCGATCGACGGCCAGCCGGCCGAGTGCGAGCCGGTCATGGTCGAGGCCGAGCACCCGCTGTTCATCCTCTACACCTCGGGCTCGACCGGCAAGCCCAAGGGTATCGTCCACTCCTCGGGCGGTTATCTGGTAAACGCAGCGATGACCTCTTCCTGGGTGTTCGACCTGAATGACGACGATGTCTACTGGTGCACCGCCGACGTCGGCTGGATCACCGGTCACACCTACGTCACCTACGGCCCGCTGGCGCTGGGCGTGACCCAGGTGATCTTCGAGGGCGTGCCGACCTACCCGGACGGTGGCCGCTTCTGGGACATGGTCGAGCGCCACAAGGTGAGCGTCTTCTACACCGCGCCGACCGCCATCCGCGCGCTGATGAAGCTCGGTGACGAGGTGCCCAACAAGTACGATCTCTCCAGCCTGCGCCTGCTGGGCACGGTGGGCGAGCCGATCAACCCCGAGGCCTGGGTCTGGTACCACCAGGTGATCGGTGGGGGGCGTTGCCCGATCACCGACACCTGGTGGCAGACCGAGACCGGCGCACACGCGATCGCGCCGATCCCGGGGGCGATCGACCTGGTGCCGGGGTCCTGCACCTTGCCGCTGCCGGGCATCATTGCCGACGTGGTCGACGACCACGGCCACTCGGTACCGACCGAAAGCGGCGGCAACCTGGTGATCAAGAAGCCCTGGCCGTCGATGCTGCGCACCATCTGGGGCGACGACGAGCGTTTCCAGCGCACCTACTTCCCGGACAACCTGCCGGGCTACTACCTGGCGGGCGACTCCGCGCGTCGTGATCAGGATGGCTACATCTGGATCATGGGCCGCATCGACGACGTCATCAACGTCTCCGGGCACCGCCTGGGCACCATGGAAGTCGAGTCCGCGCTGGTGGCGCATCCGGAGGTGGCGGAGGCCGCCGTGGTCGGCCGCCCGCACGACGTGAAGGGCGAGTCGATCGTTGCCTTCGTCGTGGTCAAGGGCGACCGCCCGCAGGGCGAGGCCGCCGAGGCGATGGTCAAGACGCTGCGGGACTGGGTGGCCGAGCAGATCGGGCCGATCGCCAAGCCCGAGGAGATCCGCTTCGGCGACAACCTGCCCAAGACCCGCTCGGGCAAGATCATGCGCCGCCTGCTGCGCGGCATCGCCAAGGGCGAGCCGCCGGAAGGCGATACCTCGACGCTGGAGAACCCGGCGATCCTCGAGCAGCTGATGGGCAACGACTGA